In Oryza sativa Japonica Group chromosome 11, ASM3414082v1, the following are encoded in one genomic region:
- the LOC136354199 gene encoding uncharacterized protein encodes MTRFYNKQKEAEKWEGPLCPKIKKKLLKFPDQANICYVLPARKGIFQVQERQSTFIVDVVSKHCDCRRWDLTGIPCCRAIACIREERLLEQDLLPFCYSIEAFKSVYANNIMPCSDKAKWEKMNEPQILPPVYEKKVGRPKKTRRKQPTEVHGKSGPKLSKHGVTIHCSYCHEANHNKKGCEMRKKGIKPNIQVRKKAIAGESQEPNLTQSSQPSQLTQQHGPLPDCVFIQQNQPTARPVVLTTASKEGRSKTTKAKKKANVGAKSKRTEVGPTDAGAASRKKKTTSPTKQ; translated from the exons ATGACTAGGTTTTACAACAAGCAGAAAGAAGCAGAGAAATGGGAAGGGCcattatgtcctaaaatcaagAAGAAGCTATTGAAGTTTCCTGACCAGGCAAACATTTGTTATGTCTTGCCTGCTAGAAAGGGAATATTCCAAGTCCAAGAAAGACAGTCCACCTTTATTGTCGATGTAGTCAGCaaacattgtgattgtagaagATGGGACCTTACAGGCATCCCTTGTTGTCGTGCCATAGCTTGCATAAGAGAAGAGAGACTGTTAGAACAAGATCTTCTACCATTCTGCTACTCAATTGAAGCTTTCAAAAGTGTGTATGCCAACAACATCATGCCATGTAGTGACAAGGCCAAGTGGGAGAAGATGAATGAACCACAAATTCTGCCTCCTGTGTATGAAAAAAAGGTTGGAAGGCCCAAAAAAACTAGAAGGAAGCAACCTACAGAAGTGCATGGAAAATCTGGTCCAAAACTCAGCAAGCATGGAGTTACCATCCATTGCAGTTATTGTCATGAGGCAAACCACAATAAGAAAGGTTGTGAAATGAGGAAGAAAGGAATCAAACCAAATATTCAGGTTAGAAAGAAAGCTATAGCTGGAGAAAGTCAGGAGCCCAATCTGACACAG TCTTCACAGCCCAGCCAATTGACTCAGCAGCATGGGCCATTGCCAGATTGTGTTTTCATCCAACAGAACCAACCTACTGCAAGACCAGTTGTACTTACCACTGCATCCAAAGAAGGTAGATCAAAGACAACCAAGGCAAAGAAGAAAGCAAATGTTGGTGCTAAGAGCAAAAGAACAGAGGTTGGTCCTACTGATGCAGGTGCTGCTtccaggaagaagaagacgacttCACCAACCAAGCAGTGA